In Novosphingobium sp. RL4, the sequence TCTCAGCGACGCCTGGAAGCATCGCGGCGAAACCACCCTCACTGCCGCCTGCGCCCTGCTTACCCCGCTCGCCTTCGGCGCCCTCGCCGCTGCGCTGCTGCTGCGTTCGCCCGGCTGGATCGGCCCCGAAGGCAGCTATCCGCAAGCCGTGCTCGGCGTGGGCATGGCCTGCGCCGTCACCGCCCTGCCGATTCTGGTGCTGCTGATGGAAAAGCTCGGCATTTTCCGGGAACCGCTCGGCCAGCGCCTGCTGCGCTATGCCAGCCTTGACGATATCGCGATCTGGGGCGTGCTGGCGCTGATCCTGGTGGACTGGGAGCGCGTCGGCCGGCAGGGCCTGTTCCTCGCCGCCTTCGCGGTGGCCTCCTTCGCCGTCCGCGCGCTGTTCAGGCGCCTCGGCGAACAGGACCGCTGGTATGTGGCGCTGATCTGGCTGGCACTCGTCGGCTTCGCGGCGGACTGGTCCGGACTGCACTTCATGGTCGGCGCCTTCCTTGCCGGCGTCGTGCTGGACGCCGGCTGGTTCAGCCGCGAGAAACTCGACCTGTTCCGCGAATTCCTGCTGCTGACCGTGATGCCGGTGTTCTTCCTCAGCACCGGCCTGCGGACCAACTGGGGAATGGGCGGGGCGATGGTGATCGGTGCAGCGATCCTGTTCCTGGTCGCCTCGGTCGTCGGCAAGCTGGCGGGCATTCACCTCGCCGGAAAGCTGCTGGGCTGGAAGAAGGGCGAAGCGAGCGTGATCGGCTGGATGCTCCAGACCAAGGCGCTCATCATGATCATCTTCGTCAACGTCCTGCTGGACAAGAAGATCGTCACCCCGGAGACCTTCACCGCCCTGCTGCTGATGGCGGTGATGAGCACGATGCTGACCGTGCCCATCGTCAAACCCCGCCTCGCCCGGCTGGCCGCCAGCGACTAGGTCTAGACACCCGCCCTTCCGGCCAGCGCTTCCGCCGCCTGCCAGAACGCCTCGACGAAAGCCTGATCCTCGACCAGCGGATTGGGCTTTCGCGGCGCGCGTTCGAACCAGTAGCCGCCGCTCGACCGGCCCGGCTCTTCCGCCGTCGCCAGCCAGATCACCGTATCCGCCCCCTGCACCGGCGTCAGCTTCGGCGCATCGCCGTAGGCCGCCTGCACGCTGTCCGGCGTATGCGAGAAGAAATTGCTGCCGACCGTGCCGGGATGGACCGAATGGGCCACGACACCATCCGCCGCCAGCCGGGGCGCCAGCGCGCGGGCATGAAGCACATTGGCGAGCTTCCCGCTGCAGTAGGCCGCGCCCGGGCTCCAGTTGCCGAGGTTCTGCAAGTCGGCAAGATTGATGGCGGGGATCATCTCGCTGCCATCCGAGGCGGTGTTGACGATCCTGACACGGCCCTCCGGCGCATCCGCCGCAGCCTTGCGCAGGAGCGGCAGCAAGCGGGCGGTCAGCGCGAAAGGCCCGATGAAGTTGGCGGCGTAATTCGCCTCGAAACCCTCGGCCGTCAGCGCCTGTTCGCGCGCCATGCCGCCCGCGTTGTTGACCAGTACATCGATGGAATCGACCTTTTGCGCGATCGCATCCGCCAACCGGTCGACTTCGGCCAGCAACGATAGATCGGCGCGCAGCATCTCGATCTCGCCGCCATCGGCCGCAAGGTCTGCCTCGGCCGCCGCACATCGCTGCGGATCGCGGCCCACGCCGATCACCCAGAACCCCTGCTTCGCCAGGGCCCGTGCCGTCTCCAGCCCGATGCCCGAACTTGCGCCCGTCACTACCGCCACGCGTTTGGTCATGCCTGCCAATCCTCTCCATTCATTGCCGCCATTTCCACTACCCGGGCGGCCAAACCGCAAGCTTTGGCGCGGAAACGGAGGAAATCATCGGTTCGGCGGTTTTCAGACATGCCCATGCTCTGCCATAAGCGCCCCGTGCCAGACGCTGACCTTCTCGCCGATCTCCTGCCTGATGCTCACGAAGCGCTTCATGCAACCTTCGGCTTCAACGCCTTCCGCGGGGTGCAGGATCAGGTCGTCATGCGCGCGCTTTCCGGCCGCTCGACCCTGGCCGTCATGCCCACAGGCGCGGGCAAGTCGCTGACCTACCAGCTTCCTGCGGTCATGCTGGACGGGACCTGCGTGGTCGTGTCCCCGCTGATCGCGCTCATGCACGACCAGCTTCGCTCGGCCCGCGCCAACGGCATCCGCGCCGCCACGCTCACCAGCGCCGACACCGATCGCGGCCTCACCATGGACCGCTTCCGCGCCGGTGAGCTGGACCTGCTCTACATCGCCCCCGAACGCGCCAGCCAGCCGCATTTCCGCGAGCTTCTGGAACAGTCGCGCGTCGCCCTCTTCGCCATCGACGAAGCACACTGCGTGTCCGAATGGGGCCATGACTTCCGGCCAGACTATCGCCTGCTGCGACCGCTGCTCGACGCTTTCCCGGACGTGCCGCGCCTCGCGCTGACGGCCACGGCAGACCACCATACCCGCACCGACATCCTCGCCCAGCTCGGCATTCCCGACGAAGGACTGATCGTTGCCGGGTTCGACCGTCCCAATATCCGCTACACGATCCGCCCCCGCGAAAGCGCGATGCGGCAGATCAAGGCAGTCATGGACGAGAACCCCGGCCCCGGCATCGTCTATGCACCCACCCGCGCCCGCGTCGAGCAACTGGCAGAAACCCTCGCATCCGCCACCGGGCGGCGCGTGCTGCCCTATCACGCCGGGCTCGACCCCGAAGTCCGCGCCCGCAACCAGGCGGCTTTCGTGGCCTCGGAAGACATGGTA encodes:
- a CDS encoding SDR family NAD(P)-dependent oxidoreductase is translated as MTKRVAVVTGASSGIGLETARALAKQGFWVIGVGRDPQRCAAAEADLAADGGEIEMLRADLSLLAEVDRLADAIAQKVDSIDVLVNNAGGMAREQALTAEGFEANYAANFIGPFALTARLLPLLRKAAADAPEGRVRIVNTASDGSEMIPAINLADLQNLGNWSPGAAYCSGKLANVLHARALAPRLAADGVVAHSVHPGTVGSNFFSHTPDSVQAAYGDAPKLTPVQGADTVIWLATAEEPGRSSGGYWFERAPRKPNPLVEDQAFVEAFWQAAEALAGRAGV
- a CDS encoding cation:proton antiporter, translated to MGTTEIYLIALTIILAAPYLVWRLLRTEHWAPLVVVQIIGGILLGPGVLGHAAPDFHALVFNPQVMTALNGVAWWAVMMFVFVAGVELDLSDAWKHRGETTLTAACALLTPLAFGALAAALLLRSPGWIGPEGSYPQAVLGVGMACAVTALPILVLLMEKLGIFREPLGQRLLRYASLDDIAIWGVLALILVDWERVGRQGLFLAAFAVASFAVRALFRRLGEQDRWYVALIWLALVGFAADWSGLHFMVGAFLAGVVLDAGWFSREKLDLFREFLLLTVMPVFFLSTGLRTNWGMGGAMVIGAAILFLVASVVGKLAGIHLAGKLLGWKKGEASVIGWMLQTKALIMIIFVNVLLDKKIVTPETFTALLLMAVMSTMLTVPIVKPRLARLAASD